The DNA segment CATAGTTGCCGTAACGGAGGCTCTTCCTGAGGTCTATCACGAAGGCATTGGTGTCGATCTCAGACCTCTTAAGGAGAAGCATCCTCTCGATGAATATGGCGAAACTCACCACAGAACATCCGAAGATAAGGACGAGTATGAGGTTCCAGTTTGCTATTGTGCTGATATGTTTCCATATCTCTGTAAATGCTATAGTATCAAAAGAAAACATAGTCTTGCTCCAACTTTTCTTGTGCTAACGTTCCCCACACGCCCCCGGAAAGGGCTGTGACTTCTAATTGTTTAAGGGCGAGCTCACGGCGTCCCTGAATTTCGTAGACCTCTGCACGAAGATACATCGCTTTGATGCGCAGCGGCGAGATGACGTCTTCGTTGATGACTTTCGACAGCATAAGCATCGCAGTATCATATTGCTCTAAGGCGCGGTAACACGCGCTCTGCTGTATCCACAGGTCGAGGTTCTGCTCGTCGCTGAGGACTCTGTCTTGGGCGGCCTCTTCGGCGCGAAGCAAAAACTTTATCGCAAGGTCGTAGTCGTTGTGTGCCTCCATGGCAAGGCGTCCCTGTTCGTACCACGCCCTCGAGAGGTAATATCCTCGCGATATCTTCGCCGAAGAGTAATGGCCTAGCAACGACGACAAGGCCTTCTCCGCAGAGGAATAATCTTTCATCTTGATATATGCAATGGCGAGGCTGTATTCGCTCTCTTCACGAAGGCGAGGGAAAGGCCTCTCGCCGGTGAGCGATCGCATGATATCGTCATCGCCATCAAAGACTCGGACGATGTCGTTAAGGATCTTCGCAGCACTTTCGAGGTAAAGACGTCGTGCTGCACCTTCGGTATCATCGGCGATGATCATCTTAATCAAAGCATTTTCTAAGATGGCACGGTATCGTATCGTCGCGAAATATTCCAGAGCATCGTCGGTGATGACGCCACTGTCGTAACACGTTTCGAAGGCGTCAGAGGCCTTCTCGAAAGAAGAAATAGCAGCTTTGTAGTCGCTAGCACGGACGATTTCGTCGTTGTCGTCGTAGTGGACGACTTTGTTGTCGAGGCCTATTAGGTAATATGCTACGATGAGGTGTGGCGTTGTGGGGAAGAGATCTTCCATAGCATATATATGTTCTAGAGCGTCGACATTGCTGCGAAGGTATTCCGCGAAAGAATAGTAAGAAAAATATGCCTCTGAGGCATGAGAGCTCGAAGGATAACATTCGAAGGCGGTACGCCGGTATTTTTTTACGATGTCATCGTCGCTATGTTGCCAGTCGGCAGCCTCTCCAGCCCAGAACCATGCATCGCCAGCAAGAGAAGATGAAGGGTAGCGCTTTGCAAGGACAAGGAAGGTCTTCTCGGCATCTTCATGGGCGCCGCTGTGGAAATAGTGTGTGCCAAGAAGACTCAACGCCATAGGAGCAAAAGCACTGTCTGGGTATTCTGCGACGGTACGCTCGAGAGCATCGACGACAAGAGAACTCGATGCCTCCGCATCCTCAAGATGGTATGCTACGAAACCTTGAAGATATAGAACCTCGTCGCGGCAATCAATAGCATCGAAGAGGTCGGCGCTGGAGACAAGACGCTCGAGAGCTTCAGCGGCAGAAAGGCGCGTCGCGCTAGTGCCACGAGAGAAATTCGCCTGCGCAAGGTATTTCAAGGCAAGGGCGGCTTTTTCTTTGTCGCTGTCGACGAGGATGTCGTACGCCTTGCCAAAAGCCTCTATGGCGTCGTCACAGAGATTATGCCACGAAGACCCGCCTTCGAGGTATTCTTTGAAGTCGTTGAGACCCCGGTAATACCAGCCTAAGCCGTATAATGGCGATGCCGAAAAACTGTCGTCGGTAAGGCTGCGATATATATCGGCACGGGCATTGTATGACTTCGCCGCCTCACCACGGAGAAGCAAAGCCTCGGCAGCAGTATCTCGAGAAAGAAAAAGACCGTCGTGGGATAGAATCTCCTCGATACGGGCGCTGTCGCTTTCATCGCCGAGAAGATCTTTACGGAGAAGGTATATCCTCGCAAGAGCAAGGTATGCGCGTTCGTCGCCATTGTGGGCGGCGAGCTTCTCGAAAACCTCTATGGCATTGCTGAGCGACACAGAACGCGTTGTGATATCGTCGTTGCCCTCTTCCCCGAGCTTAAGATAACACCACCCTATATTATAAAGGGCGTTGGAATGCCAGTCGGCAAGCTCGTAGTTTCGATGTGGGACGGCACTGCTGTACCACTCTACAGCTTCAGAATACCTGCCGCTTCTGAACGCTATCTCGCCAAGGATATACGACGCTTCATAGCTAAGAGCGTCGCGGGAGGGAAGGACTTCAAGCAAAGCCTCTAAAACCTCGACGGCATTGTCGGGGTTGCGATCGATAAGGTGTATCCTCGCAAGGTATATCTGCGCACGATGATAGTATCCGTTGTCGCCGCCTTCAGAATATTTTATATTGCGAAGATGACGCCTTGAGAATGTCATCTTGCCGAGTTTGTAATATGAGAAACCAAGAAGCCACTGAGCTTTGTCATAGTTGAGAAGAGCTTCACGAGGACCAAGGTTTAGGTACGACACTAATACCGATACGGCTTGTGCATAGTCGCCACGATGATGATACGCGCTGCCCTGTAATAACAACGCCTTAGCATGGTACTGCTCGTCAGAAAAATCTGCGCGGGCAATGACGTCAAGAGCATCGCGATACTCGTCGGAAAGATAATATGACTCCGCAAGAAGATACCGTACCATGTCATAGAAAGCATGTTTTTTGGAAGACTCCACCGAAACATCGAGAGAGCCTAAAACTTTATTGTATATAAGAGCAGCGTCGGAATAAAGGCCCGCACTAGAAAAGCGATGCGCACGAAGAAGATCTTCGTCGTATGAAGAAACGCCGCTGTCAGCTATTACCGCTGACAACGCTGATAATGACAAAACCACAAAAAAACATGTCTTCCGCAAAAAAACCATATAACGAAGATCCTTTGATTACAAAACACCTTATAACAACATTTCAAATAAAATGCACTTTTCTATGAAAAATTATAAAATCACCGAAAAACAGCGATAAAACCCGGAATTTCAGGTAAAAATTAAAGAAAATGCTATATTTTTAAAAAAAATGTTGCACAATATATTCAAAAGGGATTATTTAATAAATAAATTGTTTGATAAAGTTATCAAACCTAAAATGCACCAACTCTAAAAGGAGGAGTTTAAATAATGGCATTATCAACAACAATAAAAAAGCTTAAGGACCTTCTTGTAAAGGCCGTGGCTGATTTGGAAAAAGCCGACAACGGTAATAAGGCTGCTTCACAGCGTGTCCGTACAGGCACTGTTAAGCTCGAAAAGATAGCAAAGCTCTATCGCAAAGAGTCTATCAAAGAAGAAAAGAAGCCGGGCAAGAAGAAAAAAAAGAAGGCTCCAGCTAAGAAGAAAAAAGCAGTAAAGAAAAAAGTAGCAAAGAAAAAAGCTCCAGCTAAGAAGAAAAAAGTTGTAAAGAAAAAAGCTCCAGCTAAGAAGAAAGTCGTAAAGAAAAAAGCTCCAGCTAAGAAGAAAAAAGTAGTAAAGAAAAAAGCTCCAGCTAAGAAGAAGAAAGTTGTAAAGAAAAAAGCTCCAGCTAAAAAGAAGAAAGTCATAAAGAAAAAAGCTCCAGCTAAGAAGAAGAAAGTCGTAAAGAAAAAAGCTCCAGCTAAGAAGAAAGTAGTAAAGAAAAAAGCTCCAGCTAAGAAGAAAGTCGTAAAGAAAAAAGTTGTAAAGAAGAAAAAAGTAGTAAAGAAAAAAGCTACAGCTAAACTTCCAAAGAAAAAGAAGAAGTAAAGCAATAATTTTCTTTAGCAGATAAAAGATAAGGGAGGCGATGCCTCCCTTTTTTTTGTGTGCAGTTTTTTCGATAACAGTCTATAATATATGCCATGGGACGCAGAAAAAAAAAAGAAGCCATTATTGATATCGTCGCTTTTTCCGGCAAAGGAAATGGCTTGGGATATTATATCAATGTCCGCAACGAAGAATGTCCTGTAGAAGTCCGCGGCGCTGTTCCTGGCGACGTCGTCAAGGTTGTCTTGGCTCGTAGGGTAAAGAGGCGATATATCTCCAGTGTAGAAGAATTTATCACGATGTCACCGGAAAGAGAGCCTCTACGATGTAAACACGCAGGCGTGTGCGGCGGCTGTAGCATGCAGCATGTGCCATATCATCGACAGACAAACCACAAAGAATCCGCCGTCCGTGAGCTTTTTTCTGGATATTCTGATACCGCAGTTTTCCATGACATCATTCCATGTGAAGATCCATGGTATTACCGTAATAGGATGGACTTCTCGTTTTCACAGGACGCCGCAGGAGAGAAATTCGCCGGACTTATGATGCCTATGGCGAAGGCGCGCGTTGTCGATATCGAAGAATGCTATATCACAAGCAGATGGTGTGTCGAGGCCCTAGACGCCGTACGGCAGTGGTGGAAAAACTCCGACCTAGAGGCATATTACCACCCAAAAGATAAAGGAACGCTTCGAGAAGTGATGTTCCGCGAAGGAAAAAATACCGGCGACAGGATGGCTGTCCTTACCGTCTCAGGGAACCCCGACTATGCCCTCGTTCATGATGATATCGCCGCCTTCGTCGAGGCTATACGCGCCTCTTGCGAAGATGAAAACCACAAAGTCAGCATCTTCATACGCATACAACAGCTCGTTGCTGGAAAACCAACAGAATTCTATGAGATGCACCTATATGGCCCTGAATACGTCCGTGAGATCCTTGACGTCGGAGACAGGGGAGCGATAACGGTTAACATCAGCCCAGCAGCGTTTTTTCAGCCAAACACCATCCAGACCGAGAAACTGTATGCCCTAGCCCTAGAACACGCCGATATCACCGAAGAAGACGTCGTATACGACCTATACTGCGGCACTGGAACGATAGGGCTATGTGTGTCGAAAGCTGCCAAAAAAGTCGTCGGCATAGAACTTTCCCCTGAAGCCGTTCTCGATGCTCGTGAGAATATCAAAGACAATAACATAGAAAATATGGAAGTGATACAAGGCGATGTCGGAACAGCCTTGGCAGACGTCGACGACAATGTCGATGTCGTCATCGTAGACCCTCCGCGTTCAGGCCTCGATGAAGATGCCATCGCCAATATCTTACGGCTACGCCCAAAAAAAATCGTCTACATCTCATGCAATCCAAAAACACAGGCAAAGAACGTCGCCGATATCGTTGCAGAAGGGTATTCATTGACGTCAATACAGCCCATAGACCAGTTCCCCCATACACCACATATTGAGAATATAGTAATAGCGGACAGGAAAAACATTGATCATTGATCATTGATCATTGAGCATTGAGCATTGATCATTGTGCGTTGGCGCGGCGTTTTTTTGGAGTCTTGCGACGCGTTCTCTTCTTGATGCCTTGTCGACCATTGGCGATCTCGTGTAGATTCTGTATGGCGATGAATGCCGAAGGGTCTTCACGATATACCACCTTCTTAAGCTCGGCGAGCTGAAGACGCTCGACAACGACGTATATTATCTCACGGTTTTTATTAGAAAAACCACCCCTACCATACATTATAGTAAGACCGAGGCCAAGTTCGTGGATTAGAGCGTCGGAGATGACTTTTACCTTGCTAGAGATGATGTTTACCGACTTCGTCTCCTCAAGGCCTACAATGACGGTGTCCATCACCTTCATAGCAACGAAATAGGTCATAAGAGATAAAAAAGGAGGACGCCAGCTGCGGAAGACGATTCCTGCCAATGCGAAGATAAGGAGGTTTATGGCGAAGACAACCTGTCCTACAGTGAAACCTTTTCGGCTGTTAGCAATGATTCCTAAGATCTCAGTGCCGTCGAGACACCCACCCATCCTGATGATAAGGCCGAGGCCAGCGCCGAGAGAGACGCCACCGAGGATTACGATCTCAAGGGCGTCGCCTCCAACAAAAGGCGCTTTGCCATGGAGAAAGAAAAGAAAACCCGCGAACATCAATACCGCTGCGATCATATGTATGACGAAGGTCTTGCTGATGTTCTTATATGCGAGATATAAAAAGGGCATATTTAGAAGAAGAAGAAAATATGGGATGAATTGCTGTCCGAAAAGCTTGCCGAAAATCATGGCAATACCAACGATACCGCCGTCAATAAGATCGTTGGGAACGAATATTATCTCTATAGATATCGCCGCTAATAAAGCCCCAAGAGCTGTAAAAATTACAGAATAAAAATATGTCGTAAACGACTTCCCGGTAGTGATACGCGATTTTGTTGCCATAATATAGCCCTCCTAATCTTCACAGGAAAATACACCACGAGAAGACATTTGTACAGAAAATTCTTTCGGAAATAAAACATTATTACCCATAATCATGGATACAGCGATATGAATAATGAACAGGTGATTTCTATACGCTATACGCTATAACTATACGCTATAACTATACGCTATAAAAAGATCGCGGGAGACGAGAATCGAACTCGCAACTTCCGGCGTGACAGGCCGGTGCTCTAACCAATTGAACTACTCCCGCTAAGGAAAATTTTTTGGGCGCAACAGGACTTGAACCTATGACCGCCTGTGTGTAAAACAGGAGCTCTACCAACTGAGCTATGCGCCCTTAAAATAAGAATAGACTGTAACAAAAATCCTAATTTTAACAAAGGAAAAACGTATGTAACACGAGATTTTTTTAGGGGAAAGAAAAAGGCCTCCGTCATACTGATGCTGGAGACCTTGTATATACTATATTTTTTCTGAAGATATCGTTATGCGATGTTCAACGATTCGCCGAGCTTCTTAGCATGGGAGAATGCATAGGTTTTGACACAGGATGTGACGAAGCCCTTTATCCCAGTAAGATTCTCTATAGAAGCCAAGAGAGTGAGGAAATCATCCATAGGAGGGTTGGAGAACTCAGCGATGACACCAGAAGTTATGATGTTGACGAGTTCGTTCATCTCAGGAGATTGCTCAGAAAGCTCTTTCTCAATGTTAGTGTCGCACATCTCGGTAGCGAGCTTTTTAGGTGTGGCATTGTGGTCTTCGGTAAGAGTTTTACCAATTTCCATTATGATAGCCTTTATAGCAGAAGAAACGAGGTATTCTTCGGATATAGACTTTTCTTGTTCTGTAGAAGGCATAAAAAAACTCCTTTTTATATGGTAAGGTTTGTGGCCTCGGGTTTTATAAGTGATATGTCTTACTTATAATACATATACCATACGAATGTTTTTTGTGAATCTTAATCTTAAATATTTATATTTTTTTTGAAGTGCTATGCGATAGCCTTCTTAATAATGGTATCGACATAGCAAGAACCCACGCAATAGCGGCGAAACAAAGGCCTCCGAAAAAAACGTCGCTGAACCAGTGAGACCCAGCAATAATGCGAGGCAACGCAAGGAACGTATACAATATAGTGCTGACTATAGCGACAGGACGACGAAAATGCGACCACGAAAAGAAAGATACTATAAACAGCGACGTCGCATGGTCGGCAGGGAAGCTGTTATATGAAAAGACCTTGTTATTAAGGTACGGGAAGATAGAAAGGTCGACGGAAACAGGAAGCACAAGCGAAGGGCTCTGACGGGAGAGGCGTAATATCTTGAGACACAACGTTTTATTGACGAAGACCTGGATAGCAGCGATGTACAGCAGCAAAAACAGCAGTTGTTGTAGGCGTTGACGTCGCGATACCTCGCCCTTGATGATGCAATGTGCAAGATATACACCGACGGCGATGCCTTCGAACATCCAGTCGGCATATCGAGAGTTAAGCCAAGCGAAGAATTTCTGCATGCCAACGTGTCCTACAAGAGAGCCGTTGAGAGATAAGAAAACATTTCTGTCGATATAATCCCATATGCTGCGCGTAATAGGGACAAACCACGATGCCACGAAGATGGCTATGATGATAAAAAAGATATATAAGCGCTTGTTATTCATGATATTTTTTTTGTTTCTTTCGCCACGCCAATGTTATTTCTTCTAAAAACACAGCATCATTGTCTGGCTGCATTTTAAGAAGAGACTCCTTGCTGTCTGCATCGTCGTGGAATAAAAATACTACTATGCCTTTAAGCTTGTTGATACGGATACGTCGCGACATATTCCCCGGGAAAAGACGGAGCACCTCATGGAGAAAGAGTATCACATCATCATGGTCTTTATGATATGGCGTCGATGAGAAAGCACGGCGTATGTCGTGGAATATCCACGGATTCATAAGCGCCCCTCTTCCCACCATGATACCATCACACCAAGAAGCTTCTACCATAGCAACAGCATCACTATTATATATAATGTCACCATTACCAACAACAGGTATCGACACCGATGCCTTCGCAATAACAAGACGCTCCCAGTGCGACGGCAAAGAGTATCCTTCTTTTTTCGTCCGTGGATGGACGATTATGAAGCTGGCGCCGCTGTCTTCGGCAGCATGAAGGTTTTCTTTGAAGAGGACATCGTCGTTGAAGCCGGCACGCATCTTTATCGAGACGGGGATCTCTACAGCATTGACGACAGCATTGGCGATGTTATAGAGCTTCGTAGGGTCTTTTAGGATCACAGACCCAGCGTTTCTGCCGACGACAGTATTAGAAGGACATCCTACATTGATGTCGATACGCGGAGCGCCACGACCCTCAAGCTCTGCGGCCATAGAGGCCATAAGGACAGCATCGCCGCCCATGATCTGTGCAGCACAAGGTATGTCGCCGAGCTGATGAGCATCGTATTTCTTTGCGAGGCTCTTAACATGGGCGTTGCTAGGGACGCGCATAAACGGTGTCGTCGCTTCGTCGTAGCCGCCGAAGACCTTGGTAAACGCTTTCCTGAACGATATATCGCCAAGACCTTCCATCGGCGCCAGGAAAAGCCTAGGACAGCGCCCGTCAGGCCTCCAATAAGAATGCGTCATTGCTTTTCCCCGCGGAGCATATGCCTCTTGGACCCAAAGCCACCGGCCTTTTCGACGTCAAAGCCTGCTAATGATAAACCTTCACGGATACAACGCGCACAGGTGAACGTCGCAAAGGTTCCGCCGGCTTTCGTTGTTGTCCCTACTTTATTTAAAACAGCGTCTGACCACATCTCGGGGTTTTTCGCCGGAGAAAAACCGTCGAGGAACCACGCATCAACGCTGCCGGCTTCGATGATATCGAAACTTTCAAGGACGTCGCCGAAGAATAGCGTCAGCGTAACATTGTTCTCGAAGGCGATGTCACACACGCCAGTCTCGGGAGTGTCGGGATAAAGTTCTAACAGCGGACCGGCATTAGCGATTTCAGGGATAGAACTATATACCTTCGCAAGGTTTTTCTTGCTGAGAGGGAACCTTTCTGCAGAGATATATCGCAGCGAAGCATCTCCAGGAGCGATGTCCTTCCACAGATTATAGGCACCGAGAAAGTTTAGCCCAGATCCAAAACCCGTCTCAGCTATTGTGAAGGTAGAACACTGCTTCCAGCGTTTATGAAGGTCGTTGCCTTTCAAAAAGACGTGCTCCGTCTCGGCAAGGCAGTCTCCAGCAGAGAAATATATGTCGTCGAAGAAAGCTGAACGTGGAGCACCATCGTCGCTCCATATTATGTCATCGTTGTTATAATCCATAATTCTATAAAAAACCCATGATTTTAGCTTTTAGATAAAGAGATAAAGACTTTCCATCAACAACGACACCTTCTTTGATGGCAGACTCGAATTCTTCGGGAGACATAATGACAACCTCTATTATCTCCTCTTCAGGGCCTTCGAGCTTCTTGGGAGATAACTCCTCGGCGATAAAATCATACTCTTTGTGGTTACAATATCCCGGAGAAGGAAAATGATACCCAAGAGACGTCCATTTCTTCGCCTCATAGCCGACCTCTTCGCAGATCTCCCGCTTCGCACAGTCGAGAGGGGACTCTCCTTCTTTGTCCATAGTACCAGCAGGGAACTCAAGGACGATGTCATCGACACCAGCGCGATATTGCTTCGTGATGATAAGCTTGCCTTCGGCAGTGATAGGCATGAAAACAACAGAACCGCGATGCTCTACGATAGTACGTGTTACAGTGACATCTCCTGGCTGCAACACAGAATATTCCGCGACGTTGAAGACTTTCGTCTCCAAGATCTTCTTCTGTGCCAACATAATAAAATCTTCTGCTTTCATAGCAATAACCTCATTTTTAAGATGTAATGATCAACGATTTAGGATAAATTTTCAATGAAAATTGACAATTCGCATTATATTAGGTATCGTATAGTAAATAGCGGATAGGAATAGCGTATAGCGGATAGGGATAGTTTTGTCTCCGAACTCCGAACTCTGAACTCTGAACTAATAAATTAGGAGATTATTATGTTAAGAAGTATGACAGCATATGGACGCGGTGACGTCACCAGTGAAGCAGGACGCTTCGTTGTAGAGATGAGTTCCGTCAACCGCAGACATCTCGATGTCAAAGTTTCGATGCCTCGCGAGCTACAACGTTTTGAAATAGACGTCAGGAAACATGTCGCAAGATCAACTTCGCGGGGGAGCGTCAGCGTGTATATCACAGCATACTACGATGATAAATCACCAAGGTCTGTAGTAGCAAACATGCCGCTGGTGCGACAGCTTCGCGATGCATGGTCAGCGATAAACGAAGAGCTGGGATATGAAAAAAAAGGCGTTAACCCAAAGCTTCTCCTCGAAGAGCAAGGCGTTCTTCTATATGACGATGATATCGCCGACGAAGAAAGCTACCGCTCGGCGGTCCTTGCCGCCGTCGATAAAGCACTAGAAGGCTTCGTTTCAATGAAAAATGCCGAAGGCTCGGCCCTCAACGACGACATCGTCGCAAGGATAGAAACTCTAGAGAAAACTGTCAGCGCCATAGAAAGCAATAGCACAGGAGCGACAGAAGCGTTCCGCGAGAAACTTCTCGCCAGGATAGAAGAAGTCGTCGCCGGCACCACAGAAAACGAAGAAAGAATACTCCGAGAAGTAGCGATATACGCCGAAAAGCTCGATATCACCGAAGAGATAACACGCTTAAGGTCGAGTATAGCACAGTTTAACGGCATGCTCTCAGAGAAAAAAGACTCCGTGGGAAAGACTATAGAATTCCTCGTCCAAGAGCTAAACAGAGAGATTAACACCATAAGCTCCAAAGCGTCGAGTGCCGAAATAGCAAAACTCGTCGTCATAGCAAAAAGCGAGCTAGAGAAAATCCGTGAACAAATACAAAACGTAGAGTAGCCAAAAAAAAATGAAAGAAGCAAAAAAGTTTTTTTTGATGTTGATAGGCTTCCTCGCGTGTTTTTACCTTCCTGTGGAGTGGCTAACTTTTAGAAACCCTATCTTTGAATCTTTGGCATTGGTGAAATGGTACGCCAGAGAGCATGTCTTGCTGTGCCTTGTCCCCGCATTTTTTATCGCAGGAGCGATTTCAACGTTCGTTAGCAAAGCTTCAGTAATAAAATATTTTGGCGTAAAGGCAAATAAAATTCTTGCCTACAGCGTAGCTGCAGTTTCCGGTACTATTTTGGCAGTCTGTTCTTGTACAGTGCTTCCTTTATTTTCAGGGATATATAAAAGAGGTGCTGGATTAGGCCCAGCTATAGCCTTTCTTTATTCAGGTCCAGCGATAAACGTTTTAGCGATTATTATGACAGCACGTATCCTAGGCTTTCAGCTAGGATTGGCAAGAGCGGTTGGAGCAATACTTTTTAGCGTTGTTATCGGGTTGATGATGCACTTGATATTTAATAAAGAAGAGAGAGAAAGAAGAGAAAAAGGAGAAATTCTTTCTGTAGAAGAAAAAAAAGGGAGAACATTGACGCAAGATTTTTTGTATTTCTTTTCAATGATAGGTTTTTTGGTTTTTGTTAATTGGGCAAAACCACAGAATGATGATAAGGACTTATGGGCATTGATCTTCAATATTAAATGGTTTGTTTCTTTGGGGTTCCTGGTAGCGCTTTTTGCGATTATTGCAAAATGGTTTAAGAAGGATGAATTAAAAGGATGGACACAGGCTTCATGGAAGTTTGCAAAACAAATTATACCACTATTAATTGTAGGCGTATTTATCGCTGGATTGCTTTTAGGAAGGCCTGGACATGAAGGGCTTATCCCTTCTTCTTTAATATATAAAGCCGTGGGAGGAAACTCTTTAATGGCGAACTTCTTCGCTTCTGTTGTTGGAGCCTTTATGTATTTTGCGACTTTAACAGAAGTGCCAATTTTACAAGGACTAATCGGTGCAGGCATGGGAAAAGGGCCGGCTTTGGCGTTATTGCTCGCAGGGCCAGCATTGAGTTTACCAAATATGTTGGTTATACGTGGTGTTTTAGGGACAAAAAAAACAATGACTTATGTTAGCTTGGTTATTGTTATGGCGACAATAAGCGGGATAATATTCGGAAGTATCGTAGGATAAAAAAACAGGAAATATTTATAAAAAAAGGATAGTTATAATTTATGGCATATAAATTATTAGGAAATAAAGACCGTGGCGCGGCGTTCGTCGTAAGCGGACCAGCAGGGACAGGAAAAAATACCCTCGTCGATAGACTCATCGCAGAATTCCCATGCGTAGTAGAAAGCGTGTCGTGTACAACACGAGACCCGCGTCCCAACGAAGTCCCCGGAGAACACTATAACTTCCTCAGCAAGGCAGATTTCGAAGAAAAAATCCTCCACGGAGAATTTCTGGAATATGCCGAGGTCTTCGGGA comes from the Waddliaceae bacterium genome and includes:
- a CDS encoding tetratricopeptide repeat protein is translated as MVFLRKTCFFVVLSLSALSAVIADSGVSSYDEDLLRAHRFSSAGLYSDAALIYNKVLGSLDVSVESSKKHAFYDMVRYLLAESYYLSDEYRDALDVIARADFSDEQYHAKALLLQGSAYHHRGDYAQAVSVLVSYLNLGPREALLNYDKAQWLLGFSYYKLGKMTFSRRHLRNIKYSEGGDNGYYHRAQIYLARIHLIDRNPDNAVEVLEALLEVLPSRDALSYEASYILGEIAFRSGRYSEAVEWYSSAVPHRNYELADWHSNALYNIGWCYLKLGEEGNDDITTRSVSLSNAIEVFEKLAAHNGDERAYLALARIYLLRKDLLGDESDSARIEEILSHDGLFLSRDTAAEALLLRGEAAKSYNARADIYRSLTDDSFSASPLYGLGWYYRGLNDFKEYLEGGSSWHNLCDDAIEAFGKAYDILVDSDKEKAALALKYLAQANFSRGTSATRLSAAEALERLVSSADLFDAIDCRDEVLYLQGFVAYHLEDAEASSSLVVDALERTVAEYPDSAFAPMALSLLGTHYFHSGAHEDAEKTFLVLAKRYPSSSLAGDAWFWAGEAADWQHSDDDIVKKYRRTAFECYPSSSHASEAYFSYYSFAEYLRSNVDALEHIYAMEDLFPTTPHLIVAYYLIGLDNKVVHYDDNDEIVRASDYKAAISSFEKASDAFETCYDSGVITDDALEYFATIRYRAILENALIKMIIADDTEGAARRLYLESAAKILNDIVRVFDGDDDIMRSLTGERPFPRLREESEYSLAIAYIKMKDYSSAEKALSSLLGHYSSAKISRGYYLSRAWYEQGRLAMEAHNDYDLAIKFLLRAEEAAQDRVLSDEQNLDLWIQQSACYRALEQYDTAMLMLSKVINEDVISPLRIKAMYLRAEVYEIQGRRELALKQLEVTALSGGVWGTLAQEKLEQDYVFF
- a CDS encoding histone encodes the protein MALSTTIKKLKDLLVKAVADLEKADNGNKAASQRVRTGTVKLEKIAKLYRKESIKEEKKPGKKKKKKAPAKKKKAVKKKVAKKKAPAKKKKVVKKKAPAKKKVVKKKAPAKKKKVVKKKAPAKKKKVVKKKAPAKKKKVIKKKAPAKKKKVVKKKAPAKKKVVKKKAPAKKKVVKKKVVKKKKVVKKKATAKLPKKKKK
- the rlmD gene encoding 23S rRNA (uracil(1939)-C(5))-methyltransferase RlmD, coding for MGRRKKKEAIIDIVAFSGKGNGLGYYINVRNEECPVEVRGAVPGDVVKVVLARRVKRRYISSVEEFITMSPEREPLRCKHAGVCGGCSMQHVPYHRQTNHKESAVRELFSGYSDTAVFHDIIPCEDPWYYRNRMDFSFSQDAAGEKFAGLMMPMAKARVVDIEECYITSRWCVEALDAVRQWWKNSDLEAYYHPKDKGTLREVMFREGKNTGDRMAVLTVSGNPDYALVHDDIAAFVEAIRASCEDENHKVSIFIRIQQLVAGKPTEFYEMHLYGPEYVREILDVGDRGAITVNISPAAFFQPNTIQTEKLYALALEHADITEEDVVYDLYCGTGTIGLCVSKAAKKVVGIELSPEAVLDARENIKDNNIENMEVIQGDVGTALADVDDNVDVVIVDPPRSGLDEDAIANILRLRPKKIVYISCNPKTQAKNVADIVAEGYSLTSIQPIDQFPHTPHIENIVIADRKNIDH
- a CDS encoding YitT family protein; this encodes MATKSRITTGKSFTTYFYSVIFTALGALLAAISIEIIFVPNDLIDGGIVGIAMIFGKLFGQQFIPYFLLLLNMPFLYLAYKNISKTFVIHMIAAVLMFAGFLFFLHGKAPFVGGDALEIVILGGVSLGAGLGLIIRMGGCLDGTEILGIIANSRKGFTVGQVVFAINLLIFALAGIVFRSWRPPFLSLMTYFVAMKVMDTVIVGLEETKSVNIISSKVKVISDALIHELGLGLTIMYGRGGFSNKNREIIYVVVERLQLAELKKVVYREDPSAFIAIQNLHEIANGRQGIKKRTRRKTPKKRRANAQ
- a CDS encoding phosphatase PAP2 family protein gives rise to the protein MNNKRLYIFFIIIAIFVASWFVPITRSIWDYIDRNVFLSLNGSLVGHVGMQKFFAWLNSRYADWMFEGIAVGVYLAHCIIKGEVSRRQRLQQLLFLLLYIAAIQVFVNKTLCLKILRLSRQSPSLVLPVSVDLSIFPYLNNKVFSYNSFPADHATSLFIVSFFSWSHFRRPVAIVSTILYTFLALPRIIAGSHWFSDVFFGGLCFAAIAWVLAMSIPLLRRLSHSTSKKI
- a CDS encoding tRNA-dihydrouridine synthase family protein, with the translated sequence MTHSYWRPDGRCPRLFLAPMEGLGDISFRKAFTKVFGGYDEATTPFMRVPSNAHVKSLAKKYDAHQLGDIPCAAQIMGGDAVLMASMAAELEGRGAPRIDINVGCPSNTVVGRNAGSVILKDPTKLYNIANAVVNAVEIPVSIKMRAGFNDDVLFKENLHAAEDSGASFIIVHPRTKKEGYSLPSHWERLVIAKASVSIPVVGNGDIIYNSDAVAMVEASWCDGIMVGRGALMNPWIFHDIRRAFSSTPYHKDHDDVILFLHEVLRLFPGNMSRRIRINKLKGIVVFLFHDDADSKESLLKMQPDNDAVFLEEITLAWRKKQKKYHE
- the mnmD gene encoding tRNA (5-methylaminomethyl-2-thiouridine)(34)-methyltransferase MnmD, which encodes MDYNNDDIIWSDDGAPRSAFFDDIYFSAGDCLAETEHVFLKGNDLHKRWKQCSTFTIAETGFGSGLNFLGAYNLWKDIAPGDASLRYISAERFPLSKKNLAKVYSSIPEIANAGPLLELYPDTPETGVCDIAFENNVTLTLFFGDVLESFDIIEAGSVDAWFLDGFSPAKNPEMWSDAVLNKVGTTTKAGGTFATFTCARCIREGLSLAGFDVEKAGGFGSKRHMLRGEKQ
- a CDS encoding NUDIX hydrolase, with protein sequence MKAEDFIMLAQKKILETKVFNVAEYSVLQPGDVTVTRTIVEHRGSVVFMPITAEGKLIITKQYRAGVDDIVLEFPAGTMDKEGESPLDCAKREICEEVGYEAKKWTSLGYHFPSPGYCNHKEYDFIAEELSPKKLEGPEEEIIEVVIMSPEEFESAIKEGVVVDGKSLSLYLKAKIMGFL